The following are encoded together in the Acanthochromis polyacanthus isolate Apoly-LR-REF ecotype Palm Island chromosome 14, KAUST_Apoly_ChrSc, whole genome shotgun sequence genome:
- the si:ch211-214p13.9 gene encoding LOW QUALITY PROTEIN: cell surface glycoprotein CD200 receptor 1 (The sequence of the model RefSeq protein was modified relative to this genomic sequence to represent the inferred CDS: inserted 1 base in 1 codon), translating to MRDVMWINVVFIFLAEAAWSLDKESRFVNSTLSSPKVYVRRNASFSLGSNGNLTCSSKPWNETFYVIWNLDLKLQKCKIALNDDGRSENSCNGGKSLRNTSSAQSYLHIQNFSPNDVGLYTCESAFKGGNENYEIHVAIIERSVPPQTSFWLEHKDNKTVAVCKAERGNPAANISWSHTGNLFPVEKRDDSDGFXTLESHLELPEGMDTQHLSCIISHPLWEKAEILKLNSKKAYIPWVGILIVVVVTLFLVGLVFFAQKKLLLRPCRQSHRSPSKTPRLEDVEEVEPYASYIQRVNSIYN from the exons ATGAGGGACGTGATGTGGATTAATGTCGTATTTATCTTCTTGGCTGAAGCAGCGTGGAGCCTGGATAAAg AAAGCCGTTTTGTGAACTCCACCCTGTCTTCTCCTAAAGTTTATG TGCGAAGAAATGCATCGTTCAGTCTTGGGAGCAATGGTAACCTTACATGCAGCAGTAAGCCATGGAATGAGACATTTTATGTTATCTGGAATCTAGACTTGAAactccaaaaatgtaaaattgccTTAAATGATGACGGTCGAAGCGAAAACTCCTGCAATGGTGGCAAGTCTCTTCGAAACACATCCAGCGCTCAGTCATACCTGCACATCCAAAACTTCTCACCTAACGATGTAGGGCTCTACACATGTGAGTCGGCTTTCAAAggaggaaatgaaaattatgagATCCATGTAGCTATCATAG AACGGTCAGTTCCTCCTCAAACATCCTTCTGGTTAGAGCATAAAGACAACAAGACGGTGGCAGTGTGCAAAGCTGAAAGAGGAAATCCTGCTGCCAACATCAGCTGGAGTCACACAGGAAACTTATTTCCTGTGGAGAAGCGGGATGACTCCGATGGAT TTACATTAGAAAGTCATCTCGAGCTCCCTGAAGGCATGGACACACAACACCTGAGCTGTATTATCAGTCACCCATTATGGGAAAAGGCAGAGATTCTGAAACTGAACTCCAAAAAAG CTTATATTCCATGGGTGGGCATACTCATTGTCGTGGTAGTCACTCTATTTTTGGTGGGATTAGTATTTTTTGCACAGAAGAAACTACTGTTAAG GCCATGCAGACAATCGCACAGATCACCATCAAAAACTCCACGG ttagaggatgtggaggaggtggagcccTATGCTAGCTACATCCAACGTGTGAACTCTATCTACAACTGA